A single region of the Chiloscyllium punctatum isolate Juve2018m chromosome 15, sChiPun1.3, whole genome shotgun sequence genome encodes:
- the LOC140486398 gene encoding zinc finger protein 654-like has protein sequence MAEEEEFDVRSLRKELEWIENELRMSLGQVSASNEYCLKFCRVTEWHAGRWQVPLPLVHVLKSAICCFTKARPFLAPECEHIQYVLSRLALSCFEVLLYCIEDDSSKGFWDEFLKTIQECHTVLQNDLNAEFDVLIRLSRNGGPWQNPVLMSILNQELVTQELVNEYLGSESPMFFEYRVKYLMKYKHIGEAITLTKYCVNHPQTGTNKYFLHLFLTWLCRSSPEEILLQEIAQIDCQEALDVICRLDSEGQVELAWILCVAFLTQQLRNGDMYCTRELILVWSKLQLKLDSSKQHFLEKCRHLLLTSRNVNHIFLFIRVIQNEVGAEGLQFCVELCARALRIDYQDEPNTKTLVCKTLSYLLPNDLDFCRACTITVFFSECTLESFHAVESLYSQPDQLYTEDTSLVPSFLRCELLLVLKTTWPFDPEFWDWRILKKNCLALMRDKVALTHGCKLVSKNGNTLSHNGNSKIKTKEKPTKMPQLIPGASRADGHLASMHRCVLCQKEFLGGHIVRHAQVHPQKGAFSCLICARKFRLRGQMLKHLKTHVRKLQKQKLAARTNTHESSSVNNGLKETCMLINGVLGSENRSATSETASVDKQTKLRKLTEDEDNKISIADAPDEPQCSTDLHGPLNECLKIQEDLNKDVAPQPDDDVVVDQVTKEIFGSDTVAVQTEKNVKNCVLTKQNLTTHKNNGALCRQEQTEDSSASKEELENESERESFLSCPGHGCSKIFSKIQFLTKHARKCHSTDENVQDYLMKWYKGKCRYCQRKFTHSQHLIDHLKRHQYPKLYFCLQCGCGQTFKSASELATHTKGHEAFRAQCSFRDCDKLFDELDMLYEHEAQHYLSGKPIRLTECDQRNFQTSKVQSHQEKASEDKCLKGEPNPMELLVPLWKSRKELSEPKTYLHNMVSKQSGNQNGDGKLTDTLHISVESDEKTLPVESSSESCCINNKQIVNGHSNLKDISSESNPTNPFYSGDMSSDGVADLDKTRLTTDASSSESTPAVLNNSVSKGAVMEVSQNASDLSQHSNVPPVLHASSSQEQKSNSGRDEHKGYGRLQKYYRPQPPSYLDERYISMPKRRKLATDSNQPPHSHTNAVNVKNERHICRKCFMIFNSIEALEGHSTGDNCRPLFVMESDSD, from the exons GAGCTGTTTTGAAGTATTGCTGTATTGCATTGAGGATGATTCATCTAAAGGGTTCTGGGACGAATTTTTAAAAACCATTCAG GAATGTCACACTGTTTTACAAAATGACTTAAACGCAGAATTTGATGTACTAATCAGGTTGAGTAGAAATGGAGGCCCGTGGCAAAATCCAGTACTGATGTCCATCCTTAACCAAGAGTTAGTAACTCAGGAATTAG taaATGAATACTTGGGATCAGAATCTCCAATGTTCTTTGAATATCGAGTGAAATACTTGATGAAGTACAAGCATATTGGAGAAGCAATCACGTTGACCAAATACTGTGTAAACCATCCTCAAACTGGCACAAACAAGTATTTTCTCCATTTATTTTTAACATGGCTATGCCGCTCATCACCAGAAGAAATTCTGTTGCAGGAG ATTGCCCAAATTGACTGCCAGGAAGCTCTTGATGTTATTTGCAGATTGGATTCGGAAGGGCAGGTGGAATTAGCTTGGATTTTGTGTGTGGCATTCCTTACTCAGCAGCTGCGGAATGGAGACATGTATTGTACGAG GGAATTGATACTGGTGTGGAGCAAACTGCAGCTGAAACTTGATTCATCCAAGCAACACTTTCTAGAGAAATGTCGTCATCTTTTATTAACATCCAGAAATGTGAATCATATCTTCCTCTTTATTAGGGTCATTCAGAATGAG GTTGGAGCTGAAGGCTTGCAGTTCTGTGTGGAGCTTTGTGCACGTGCTCTACGGATTGATTACCAAGATGAACCAAATACTAAAACTTTGGTGTGTAAAACACTCTCCTATCTGCTGCCAAATGATTTGGATTTCTGTAGAGCTTGCACCATTACAGTTTTTTTCTCTGAGTGCACATTGGAATCTTTCCATGCTGTTGAAAGTCTGTACAGTCAGCCAGATCAGCTGTACACAGAAGATACTAGTTTGGTTCCAAGTTTCCTTCGCTGTGAGCTGCTGCTTGTTTTAAAAACCACCTGGCCTTTTGATCCAGAATTTTGGGACTGGCGGATTTTGAAGAAAAACTGTCTCGCTTTAATGCGTGACAAAGTAGCCTTAACTCATGGATGTAAACTAGTTTCAAAGAATGGAAATACCTTGTCTCATAATGGAAATTCAAAAATCAAGACTAAGGAAAAACCTACTAAAATGCCACAGTTAATCCCAGGTGCATCCAGAGCAGATGGCCACCTTGCTTCAATGCATCGCTGTGTGTTATGTCAAAAGGAATTTCTTGGTGGGCACATTGTACGCCATGCACAGGTTCATCCGCAAAAAGGTGCCTTCTCTTGCCTAATTTGTGCAAGAAAATTCAGATTGAGGGGACAAATGCTTAAACATTTAAAGACTCACGTGCGAAAGCTTCAGAAGCAAAAACTTGCTGCTCGGACAAATACTCACGAATCTTCCAGTGTTAATAATGGTTTGAAGGAAACCTGTATGCTCATAAATGGAGTTCTTGGTAGTGAAAACAGGTCGGCTACTTCAGAAACTGCTAGTGTAGATAAGCAGACGAAACTCAGAAAGTTAACAGAGGATGAGGATAATAAAATTAGTATTGCCGATGCTCCAGATGAGCCACAGTGTTCGACTGATCTACATGGACCACTGAATGAATGTTTGAAAATTCAGGAAGATCTTAATAAAGATGTTGCTCCTCAACCGGATGATGATGTTGTGGTTGATCAAGTGACAAAGGAAATATTTGGTTCGGATACAGTAGCTGTTCAAACTGAAAAGAATGTGAAGAACTGTGTTCTTACTAAACAAAATTTGACCACTCACAAAAATAATGGAGCTCTGTGCCGACAAGAACAGACAGAAGATAGTTCTGCTTCAAAAGAAGAGTTGGAAAATGAGAGTGAACGTGAAAGTTTCCTCTCTTGTCCAGGCCATGGTTGTTCAAAGATCTTCAGTAAGATTCAATTTCTGACTAAGCATGCACGGAAATGTCACTCCACTGATGAAAATGTGCAAGATTACCTAATGAAGTGGTATAAGGGCAAGTGCCGTTATTGCCAAAGAAAATTCACACATTCCCAGCATTTGATTGACCACCTTAAAAGGCATCAGTATCCAAAATTGTATTTCTGTTTACAGTGTGGCTGTGGCCAGACATTTAAATCTGCTTCAGAACTTGCAACTCATACCAAGGGTCACGAAGCTTTTCGGGCACAGTGCAGCTTTCGTGACTGTGATAAATTGTTTGATGAACTTGATATGCTTTATGAGCATGAGGCACAACATTACTTAAGTGGCAAACCTATCCGACTCACTGAATGTGATCAAAGAAACTTTCAGACAAGCAAAGTCCAGAGCCACCAGGAAAAGGCAAGTGAAGACAAATGTTTGAAAGGTGAACCGAATCCTATGGAATTGCTCGTTCCATTGTGGAAGTCACGAAAAGAGTTATCGGAACCAAAGACTTACCTTCACAATATGGTTAGCAAGCAAAGTGGAAATCAAAATGGAGATGGCAAATTAACTGATACGCTGCATATTTCAGTTGAATCAGATGAGAAGACCTTGCCTGTTGAATCAAGCAGTGAAAGCTGTTGTATTAATAATAAACAAATAGTAAATGGGCATAGTAACTTGAAAGACATTTCGAGTGAGTCAAACCCTACAAATCCATTTTACTCAGGTGATATGTCAAGTGATGGTGTTGCTGATTTAGATAAGACTCGTCTTACTACAGATGCTTCAAGCTCGGAGTCTACACCAGCAGTGTTGAATAACAGTGTTTCAAAAGGTGCTGTAATGGAAGTGTCACAGAATGCCAGCGATCTGTCACAACACAGTAATGTTCCTCCAGTTTTGCATGCATCCTCTAGCCAAGAGCAGAAGAGTAATAGTGGTAGGGACGAACATAAGGGCTATGGCAGATTACAAAAGTACTACAGACCACAGCCTCCAAGCTACCTAGATGAACGATATATCAGTATGCCAAAACGAAGGAAGTTAGCCACAGATTCAAATCAGCCCCCCCATTCACATACAAATGCAGTTAATGTGAAAAATGAACGACACATATGTCGAAAGTGCTTCATGATCTTCAACAGCATTGAAGCGTTAGAAGGGCACAGCACCGGGGACAATTGTAGACCGCTCTTTGTTATGGAATCAGATAGTGATTAA